The genomic window TGCGCCAACGCAAGGTCGTCCGCGTCCATCTCGGCGAGAAGTTGCCCAGCCTTCACCATGGCGCCAGCGTCCACATGCACTTTGGTGACACGCCCGCCGACTTCCGCGGAGACGTATGGGGCGATCCTGCTCTCCAGCCAACCGACGGACTCCTGTGTCACCGGCAACAGGACGGACTCGGCCTTGGCGACGGTAATAAGCGTCCCCATGGGCTTTTTGTCCTTGGCTTCCTCCCCCTTGCCGCCACAGGCAGGCAGGGCGCCGATTAAAAAGACGGCCAATGCGATGGCGGCCAGTCCGCTATTGCGTGAAACAGGGTTTGAATTCATAGGTCAACTCCGCTTGTTCTTCTTGTTCTTTGTTTTCTTTTTGCCGGCCAGTATGCCGTTTAGCAGGATGTCCACCCCCTTGGTGGAGTATTTCCGGGGATCGTCCGCGAAGTCCACGTCCGGGAAATGGCGGAATACGTTTTTTGAATCGAAAAAGAAAAGGTTCGCCGCCACCACCAATAGCGCCACCATCGCCGGGTCCACGTCGTCGCGCAATTCGCCGGAATCCTGCGCGTGCCGAAGCACTTTCACAAAGTTTGCGAACTGCTCCCCGTGCACTTTCTGGGCCAGCTCCTGGCCGAACCGCTCGCCGTCTTCCAGCATTTCGCGTCGGACAAGGCGGGTGACCCGCTCCCTTTTAAGCAAC from Nitrospinota bacterium includes these protein-coding regions:
- a CDS encoding TetR/AcrR family transcriptional regulator, yielding MKGKKAGKGKAQESLCRGELGESARRIVEVAEGLFAEHGFDGVSMSDIAKAANVSKANLYHHFESKRNLYIAVVSACKNEIAPILHDMLNMPASFRDGFGKLAAGHLDGLLKRERVTRLVRREMLEDGERFGQELAQKVHGEQFANFVKVLRHAQDSGELRDDVDPAMVALLVVAANLFFFDSKNVFRHFPDVDFADDPRKYSTKGVDILLNGILAGKKKTKNKKNKRS